In one window of Enoplosus armatus isolate fEnoArm2 chromosome 7, fEnoArm2.hap1, whole genome shotgun sequence DNA:
- the ell gene encoding RNA polymerase II elongation factor ELL, translating to MAALKEEQCYGLSCGRVSNGSNVSVFHVKLTDSALRAFEGYQSSKDVLSSRPLIRFNGNQGKISIPRSENSSELQTFTFYLSNVGRDNPQGSFDCIQQYITSEGSIQLDCLGGIQDKITVCATDDSYQKARENMAQVEEETRSRSAIVIKPGGRYVGKKVQIRKPAPGLSDIAPLRRTSRPVIISSSTLKKGTTQHRPLRERLLHLLALKPYKKPELILRLQKDGLSQLDKDSLDSLLQQVANLNGRDNTFTLKDFLYKEIQKDWPGYTEGDQQLLKRILFRKQGQGQGQNSSAPPLESPPKEPASSSPSQKRPAADFIDPLVNKKPRISHLASKAATAPVNGKLSSSNGRGEAGGAQAGVAVSMSDGGMTSSSQQLPVLDIPRPFEALSDVSNDSSHNGRDCDSQETAVSERLSQPPSLFSGSTMLTAPSIGTSSPGHTGLDGPRDKSPSTFNNKSRKKSKKHKDKEKSKDRERVRERAQEKEKERKSREERAPEPDRACEMSPGNLKSNSIPHKSTDLNGLCNSTSIPSSSPEVADYLLKYTVIGSPEQRQRYKNDFNAEYSEYRGLHARIEGITRQFTVLDNELKQLQQGTDKYKTIHNQILQEYHKIKKINPNYSQEKNRCEYLHNKLAHIKRLIAEYDQQQL from the exons ATGGCGGCGCTGAAGGAGGAGCAGTGCTACGGACTGTCCTGTGGAAGAGTGAGCAACGGTAGCAATGTCTCCGTCTTTCACGTTAAACTCACTGACAGCGCGCTAAGAGCGTTTGAAGGCTACCAGAGCAGCAAG gat GTTCTGTCGTCACGACCATTGATCAGGTTTAATGGAAACCAAGGG AAAATTTCAATACCACGGTCAGAAAACTCCAGTGAACTACAGACGTTTACTTTCTACCTGTCAAATGTGGGCAGAGATAACCCCCAGGGCAGCTTTGACTGCATCCAGCAGTACATCACCAG TGAAGGGAGCATTCAGCTGGATTGTTTGGGTGGGATCCAGGACAAGATTACAGTATGTGCCACAGACGACTCCTACCAGAAGGCCAGGGAAAACATGGCTCAGGTTGAGGAAGAGACTCGCAGTAGGAGTGCCATTGTCATCAAGCCTGGGGGCAGATACGTAG GTAAGAAGGTTCAGATCCGGAAACCGGCACCTGGCCTCTCAGACATCGCCCCGTTACGGAGGACATCTCGGCCTGTCATCATCTCTAGCAGTACGCTAAAGAAGGGCACAACTCAACACAGGCCACTCCGAGAGCGCCTCTTACACCTGTTGGCCCTTAAGCCTTACAAGAAGCCTGAGCTGATCCTGAGGTTGCAGAAAGATGGCCTCTCGCAATTAGACAAGGACTCCCTGGATAGCCTCTTGCAACAG GTGGCGAATCTGAATGGGAGAGACAACACCTTCACATTGAAGGACTTTTTGTATAAGGAAATTCAGAAGGACTGGCCAGGCTACACAGAAGGAGACCAGCAGCTTCTCAAGAGGATCCTGTTTCG GAAGCAGGGCCAGGGCCAGGGCCAGAACAGCTCTGCCCCTCCACTGGAGAGCCCACCCAAAGAGCCGGCCAGCAGCTCGCCCTCTCAG AAACGTCCTGCCGCTGACTTCATCGACCCTCTTGTTAACAAAAAGCCCAGGATATCGCACCTCGCCAGCAAGGCTGCAACAGCCCCAGTTAATGGCAAGCTCAGCTCCTCCaatggaagaggagaggcaggtgGTGCGCAGGCAGGAGTGGCAGTTTCTATGTCAGATGGCGGCATGACGTCCAGCTCCCAGCAGCTCCCTGTGCTGGATATCCCTCGTCCTTTCGAAGCACTGTCAGACGTCAGCAACGACTCCAGCCACAACGGGAGAGATTGTGACTCTCAGGAAACAGCGGTGTCCGAGAGGCTCAGCCAACCTCCTTCACTATTCTCGGGTTCAACAATGCTCACCGCGCCCAGCATCGGTACATCATCTCCTGGACACACAGGCCTGGATGGCCCTCGGGACAAGAGTCCTTCAACCTTCAACAACAAGTCCAGGAAGAAGTCAAAAAAGCATAAAGACAAGGAGAAGAGTAAAGACAGggaaagggtgagagagagggcgcaagagaaggagaaggagaggaagagtcgTGAGGAACGAGCACCTGAGCCTGACAGAGCCTGTGAGATGAGCCCAGGAAACCTCAAAAGCAACAGTATTCCACACAAAAGCACAG ATCTGAATGGACTGTGCAACAGTACCAGTATTCCTTCGTCATCACCTGAGGTGGCAGACTATTTATT GAAGTACACAGTGATTGGCTCCCCGGAGCAGCGTCAGAGgtataaaaatgatttcaatgCCGAGTACAGTGAGTACCGGGGTCTGCATGCTCGGATAGAGGGCATCACTCGGCAGTTCACTGTGCTTGACAATGAGCTCAAACAGCTCCAACAAGGCACAGACAAGTACAAG ACAATCCACAATCAGATACTTCAGGagtatcataaaataaaaaag ATTAATCCAAACTATAGCCAAGAGAAGAACCGCTGTGAATATCTACACAACAAACTGGCACATATAAAGAGACTTATTGCAGAGTACGATCAACAGCAACTTTAA